The segment TGCATACATTCTCAGGAGACTACTTGTTGTATGACTTTGAACTACCAGGAGCTTTAGGTCAGGCTAATGCCAATGTGACGGAAACCATTCCAGTTAAAGTTTGTTAATAAATGCCTGAAGAATATGTTTCAAAACCACTATACTGGTAAGAATGCTGCAAATGTATCTTTGCTGGAGATTTAAGAAACATGTAGTAAATGAGTCCACCTCTTTCCTGGGCTATACCAACTGTAACAGATTTTTGAGGGTGTACTGGTAGGGAAATGGTATTAATTTACATTTAAgtaggattttattttctgttttgtttaactttttttaaacttttgtacattttaattgaaatataattatattactttcttcctccatcccttccctcccttcagtCACTCTCAAGTCCCAGCTCTTTCCATGCCCCTCCACTCTCTAATTGATAGTCTTCTTCCccaattattattgttacatatacatatgcacaaatatgaAGACACAACCTGATGAGTCCACTTCTGTTGTTGTGTGTTTATGGTTTCAGAGCTGACTTTATAATTTCTCCTTgagagaggattctgggtaaCAGGTGATCTAGCTAGGACACCAGGTCCCaggtcctcaaaaaaaaaaaaatcttggcacCACAGGGACACTGGTAGGTACTTCAGGAAGGGACTACACCATCTGGATCGCTTCTATTTATACTCAGGCTATTTACTCACTGggaagtcaaagaaaacaaaagggtaGAATAATCTAGTCTCCAAGTGTCCTTCAGTGTCAGTTTTCtctacagatttatttttattaagttgtgtgtgtgtctctgtgtgtgtctgtttgcacACCAGTGTAGCTACCTATGTCAGAACCCTGGAGTtgaacctgggtgctgggaacccaactcgaattccctgcaagagcagtgagtgttctcAAGCCCTGAGCTATCACTCCGCCtcctcattgttttttttttttttaattaaataaactctttcattttaatattgcCCACTAGGTCAGAAAGCAGCAAATTTAGAGCACAGCTCATAAACCAAATCTAGTTGTAGCCCAGTTCTGTACACAGGAGTTTGATTAGCTTGCCACTGTGCCTATTATGCATTTCTTTATGATCTATGGCCACTTTCCTGCTCCAGTGACAAATGTGAAAGTGTGTGGTTGTACAAAGATGATTTCATAGAGCTGAGTAGGTTGTCTACCTGCtaccacacaatacacacatagtGTATGCTGCTGACCCCAGAAAAGACAAACAACTCACATAACTTCCATGAGGAGTGATTTGACCACAGAGTGCCGGGCATCTCACACTTACTTGGGTAAGCCTTTAATGCACGCAGCCAAGTCCTTAGTCATGAAGCCAGCCTCAATGGTCTCAACGCAGACTTCTTCCAAGGCCTTGGCAAAGAAGCTGAGCTCATTATTGTTATCAAGCTTTGCCCTGTGGGCTAACCCTCGGGACCAGGCAAAAATGGAAGCTAAGAAAAGAAAACGAAAAGTCACTTTTTCAAATCGTTCCAGGTATGGGGACTCCTAGGGTTTCACTCTTTGCAGAGATGGGGCAGCTTTTCGTTTAGGTGATAGTCATCACTAGGTGCTATGAATTACGGATGAGTTTAAGGATGGTTGGAAATATTTTATCTGAGGCTCTGTTAAGAGAGATTTAACTATTTGGCCTTAAGCGACACCTCATTGTTCCTAGGGTAAAGGAAAATGCTTCTGAAAACGCTCCTCTCTGTAGCATTTATTCTTCAGCAAAATACAGTATCGATCTTCTGCATTTTAAAGGACATTAAAATAGCTCCTAATTATAGTATACACccataaacccagcacttgggaagtggagacaggaagattactacaattttaaggctagcctgtgctGCACATAAAAGTTCTAGGTTAACCTAGGGCACAAAGACATTGTTTCATCACCCACCctccaaataaaacaaagtaatgaTTTTGGTGATGATTTTGTAGGAGTCTGTGAGTAGCAAAGGTACATTTCTCAGTTCCTCTGAGATTGCCTTTAAAGAGTTCTCTGGCTGGAAAACAGTAAAGTAGATACTATCTTACCAATGGGGTTGGTGGAGGTCTCCTGTCCTTTCTGGTACATGCGGTAGTGACGTGTGACGGTACCATGGGCAGCCTCTGCTTCTACCGTCTTACCATCTGGACAAATCAGCACACTGGTCATCATGCCAAGGGAGCCATAACCTGTAAGTGTAGAGCATGAAGCGTTGGGTCTGACTGAATGAACAGCACTGCTCTAGAGATGAGAGTAAGTGGCTCGATGTTGACAGGTTATGATAAACAAAGTAAACACAAGCGCACACAAGCATCAATCATGCTCTTCAGAAAGCAGGACCCCAGCTTCAAGTTTGAATCAAACCATCTGGAAAGGCTATTATTCTCTCTGGAGCACCTGCTTTATATTGGGGGGTGGCCTATACTCCATTCTACTTCTGAGGCTTCATAGTTCCCATGACTCAGTTTTCCTGCCTATAAAGTTAGATAATAAGAGCACTTACTTCGCTGAGTTGCTGTGGGACTAGAAGAATACACACATAATCATGCACATGTGATTGCGAACTTATATCCCTTagaacagatttttgttttgtgtggaaTGCCCCTTTGTTCTGGAGCGTGGAAGTGAGTCATCTGCTGCCCTCCAGTGGCTCACTCACCCTTGCTGAGATGGGGTTGAAAAGGCGGATTAAAAGCAGGATGGAGTGGGTGGATGCAGGAACAGCCCACTGGCTTTCCCTTGCTCTCACCGCTCCTGACAAACACCTCTGCCTGCAGCTCCCTATCCAGCCAACCTGACTGACACTTTCAAGTCCATGCAGCTGTTTTCATGCATTCTTTACTCGACTGCAAAGCACTTCCATTTTCTTTACTCTCCCCTGACCACCTAACGAAGCTgatgataaattaaaataaagaggtTATAAGcaggctactttttttttttgtctgacaCCAAGaagattcttttattttactttttgatcaCATTACGTATGTGTGGAGATCGGAGGACAAGTTTTGAGAGTCACTTCTATCCTTCCACTGCGTGGATGTAGGAAACTGAACTCCAATCACCATGcttggtggtaaatgcctttgcctgctgaaccATTTTACCAGCCTATATTGTTTTGGTCATCTTTGACTTCAGTGAAATCAATCTTTTCCCTCcttattttatgcatttgtaaGTGATTAGGACAGGATCCCCAACAGCTCTTTATCCGGCAACAGGTCCTAAGTATGCGCCAGAGGAACTGAGATCCGTCCTCCTACCGCCTAACTGTACCAGTCTAAATCTACTCATGCTGATCCAACAGCAATTCCTTATGCTGAAACTGGTAAACAGAGGGAAAGCATTGTAGAAAGTAAAGATGCCTCTGTGTGGGAGCAGTGGCTCTCTCCAGTACCTGTGCAGCCCCAAGGCTTCAGTGGTGCAGTGACTGGTGAGGGGCTTCGTACCTCACTGTGGATCCGACCTATGCTCCACCCCACTCTGTGGCTTTGTGGCTCCTACCCACCATATCTACCACAACACTAGCAGGTGCCATCGTCAAGCTCAGAACATAAATGAAAGGCTGTGTGTGAGTACACAGCAGTTGTACCTCTCCAGGAGAGGGAAGGCCCCTCTGCTGCCTTGTAACCTGATTGGCTCTCTGAGCTCAAGTGATTTATAGGCTTTAGGCAAGCACATGGTGTTGGCTAACAGTGCTTATTGCACTTTGACTGGACATTAAAACAATGGGTGTGGGGATTTAGCTCACGATACAGCACATGCCTAGTCATATAAGGCCTTAGAATGGCTTTGTGTACCTTTCCCAGAACTCTGATGACACctgccatttttgtttgtttgtttgttttccattttttatctaCCAGGATTTCATTACAAAGGACTGTTCCACTCTAATACATAAACACATTAGgttttagagagacagagagttgtGTAACCAATTTATATGACACTAATGTTACCTTCTGTCGGTCTGGTCTACTGATTTTCAAACTGATTAGAGATACTCAGCTTTCACAAGACCAAAAGCAGTACCTCCCGTGGGAAAGTAAACATAATTGGAACTAACTCAAACACTCCTCCAGGGAGATTCGTGTTCTTGGACTTTCCTGTGCAAACCAGAAACCAAAGGGCAATCTGGTGTGGAAGTCAGGGAATTTTACATGGCAAAACCACCCTGGGCTGTAAGCAGCACTGGGCTTTACACATTTCCTTTGTATTGGAAGCTAAGCGCCAAGCATTTGTTTCACAGAGCATTAGAGCAGCCTTCAAGGTTGGCAGGAGGAGCAAGCATACTTAGGACTCACAGCCAGATGAATGACCTCTTGGAGACCCCGGCCTTGGTGCTGGGGTCCCTCACTTTACAACTTCTTGGTATTCTCcctacattcttttgtttgttggagaCAGAGCTTTTCTAtatgtccctggctgtcctcaaactcattatgtagaccatgctggccttggaaatcaaagaaatccacttgcctctgtctcctggttaAGGTGTGTACCCCCACATCCGGCCTCATGAGCTAGGAGGATAGGGAAATTGAGTGTTCAGCTATGGCATTAGCTACCCATTGGGACCTTCAACTGGGGTAAAGGTCTGAGATGTGTTAGCATTGTTAAGGCTGGAGCCAAGAACGGCAAATCACTTAAGACCTTTCTGTGTGACTTTGAGTAAAGCTACTTTCCCAGGAGGAACGTGATTCCACTTATCTAGGCACCTGAGGGTGCCTCCAGGCTTCCTGCACTGTTAATGGTTCATCATTTGACAAGGATTAAGAAAGTCCCTTGgatggctgggctggagagatggctcaccactAAGAGctctgctcttcccaaggactccagttcaattcccagcacctagatggcagctcacaactgttaaAACAGCTCCAACTGTAGGGGACCtttcacagacatacacgcaggcaaagcACTAATGCATATAAAGAAGtcttaaaaacagaagaagagaCCAAAGCCCCTTCTCACACCAGAGACCTTTGTGGGCTAGCCTCACTGCAGCATGGGCCTCCTCTGCATGGTCCTCTGGCCACTTATTTAGATTTACCTTGGGCTACTGAGTCTGACTGCACATCACCATCATAGTTCTTACAGGCCCAGATGAAGCCTCCCTCTGATTTCATAGCCTGGGCCACCATATCATCTATGAGCCTGTGTTCATACCAGATCTTCTGAGCTTCAAACTGGGACTTGTATTgcctaaacaagcaaacaaacaaaagaaaacaggaataaaaatgaattagTTTTATCAGTGATACCATTTGCAACTCTCCAAAAGGACAGGAAACATTCTTATTAGAAGATACAGCACACACTTGGGACAGACAAATGCTTAGATTCCTATCCTGGGCCTTCAAAGTGCCTGTCTCTCAGAACACTGTTCTCTCTTACAAAAGAAGGTCTAAGAATTATGTGAGAAAAACATTGAAGTGAGAACTGTTACAAATGAATAACATAACATCTTAAAGCAGACCTTTCAATTCAAGCAAAGGTCTTAGGAAAAATAAACTGGGCCTGCTTCAGAAACACACACTTTCAAAATATTGGTACTCTTCAACATAAACTGGCTACTTTATTCAAACACTGAACACCCTGTCCCtaccaagaaaataaacatgtggCCCTTATTTAGGAACCACATTTACCTTCTAAGAGCACCTCAGAATAGTTTCCTTTCAGTCCTGCTAAATCTCAGATTTACCTTACCCAATGTAAGGGTTAATGATGTGGCTCACTCAGCTTGCCTTAGGGGCTACACCCTAAATGCCCTCAATTCTTActtggaaacagaaaaagaaataagggcCATAGTTACTTGTCATAGATCTCCTGGAAGATGTCTTTGAAACGCCCATCATACTTCTTCAGAATAGTGTTCTTGGTGCTTAGATACAAAGGCCAGCCCTTCGACAGAGCCATTTGGAAGGAACTGTGTGCAAATTCTTCAATTGACTTATCCTGGTTGTACATGCCCATGGCAACACCACCACCTTCTGTGGAGAGGAAATCACCAAGGacacagaggagaaaggtaagGATGGTATCTGTAGCAAGACTAAGACTGTAGACAATACCCAAGGACCAATTTCTCAGCGGCCACCGTGGGCTCAGGACTGTGAAACTCCAGAACTACCAACGTGGGCAGGCTACGGCACAGGCACAGAGGGGAAGCATTTGCTTTAGATAAGggcattttaatgtattttagaaGGGCAACAGCATTAAGAAAATCATATGGTCTTGGTCTTTAAGATCTCAAAGACTGCAGACACAGAggtacacgtctttaatcctagcacacaggaggcagaggtaggcagacctctgtgagtttaaggcaagcttggtctacagagtgaattttacaatagccagggctacacagtgagagcctatctcaaaaacaaaaacaacagaagatcCGGAAGATATCAAAACATGGAAAACTACCCCCTGGGAACTAGAAGTATAATCAAGGATGGAAAGGAAGTTGGAACTCTTCTTAACACACTTTAACATGTTCCAACatggaatttgtttgttttatttgtttatttttgttttttgttttgttttgttttttgagacagggtctctctgtagcattggctgtcctggaacttgctctgtagaccaggctggcctcaaagtcacagagatccccctgtctctaccttcagagttctgggattaaaggcatgtgccactattgcctgactgtactttattttttaactgtgtgCATATAcagcatgggtgtgtgtgttgtgtgtgtgtgttgtgtgtgtatgtatgtgtgtgtgtagtggctGTATGCCACCGCACTCATGTGGGCTAGAAGATAACCTCAGcctttattttctgttgctgtaggCAGGATCTCCTTTGTTGCTCACTACTGCATTCATCAGGTTAGCTAATTTGTGAGCTTCCAaagtctcttgtctctgcttcccatctccctGTAGGGGCACTGGGGTTACCAACATTTGCTTTTTGTGTGTAGGATCTGAGGATTTCAGCTCTTGCTTGCACACCAAGTACTCTGCCCAGTGAGTAATCTCTCTTGTTCCCAACATGCATCTTAAACTTAGGCATCCATACTAGAGAAAGATTTGCATTTTAACTACCGGGTAAAAATCTTCTAATTTCCGGAGGCATACTGAGCACACCTGTGTTAATTGGGGTAAATAATTACATTACATGTAATCACTGGTGTTTCACAACTCTTATTAACTGACCTTTGTTATTACTGAAAGTCAGAACCTGAATCCATGCCAAGGCCCCAGGCTAACTTGGCTGAGAATGTGAAAAACAATAAACCGGTAGAACTAGAATCTATGAATCTATGAAGACATAGAATCTATGAAAACAATATCACTTAGAGGAGGCAAGGAATGCAAACGCTAGGGAGGCTCTGGGTGAATGCTTAAAATTTTGGACATAGTTTaagataaatatgtgtatgtgtgcatgatgttcatgtgtatatatgagtgactatgcacacatctgtgcataacaatgtgtggaggtcaggacaaCTTCAGGAGTTGGTCTTCCAtcttgtttaagacagggtctcatggtgTTACCCACTGTGTGGACCAGGGTAGCCCAGCCTGATATTAGGCATACAGTTGTGGTTAGCctatatgtgggttctggggattcaaactcaggtcctaaactttgtgtggcaagtgctcaAGTGCTTTATCCCCAAAACCACCCTCCCAACCCTTTAGACTTTGATGTTCCTCAGATATATTGAAGAGTCAGGCAGTTGCAAAACTAGCTCCcgcctccctttttttttcttttctcttttcgagacaaggtttctctgtgtagccctggatgtcctggaactcagtctgtagaccaggcttgcctcaaactcacagagatccgcctgcatctgctaggattaaaggcatatgccaccaccacttggccaTAGCTAAGTTAAACAAAATTACTGTAATAAGGTAGCTTAAGGCATCCATCTGTGCAGTGATAACGCATCAGGACAGACTGCACATACCTTCAAAATTATGCACCATGTATGTCACCTTCTGACTTCCATCTTTTGGTGTGTAGGTTATCTCCACTTTTCCAGGCCCAGGAACAACAAAATCAGTTGCTCTGTACTGTGAAGAGGGGAATACACATTAGGAAAAGTACCCCACCTGAAACTGTAAGGGGAAAAATAGATTGCAGAGCCAAACACCAGCAGTGTAACGTGAGGCTCTTTGGTTGGTTCGtttgggttgggggtggggtccaCTATAAGGGAGGTCTACTTGTTAGTAAAATAGTGCATGTTGAAGATGGGCACATCTTCATCAAGGGCCTATGGTACTGACAGCAGCTTTATGAGCATCAACTCAGAGAAGATGGAGAATATCATAAACTTCTGTCCTGGctttgtttccattgctgtgataaaacactccaacaaaagcaatttggggaagaaagggtttcttttagcCAGGTTCAGGTGATGgtccatcacagtggggaagTCACAGCTGCAGAAGGTGTGGAAGCTGGCCATATCACCACCGCAGTCAGGAACG is part of the Mastomys coucha isolate ucsf_1 unplaced genomic scaffold, UCSF_Mcou_1 pScaffold14, whole genome shotgun sequence genome and harbors:
- the Idh1 gene encoding isocitrate dehydrogenase [NADP] cytoplasmic isoform X1, with product MVIEVKMSKKIHGGSVVEMQGDEMTRIIWELIKEKLILPYVELDLHSYDLGIENRDATNDQVTKDAAEAIKKYNVGIKCATITPDEKRVEEFKLKQMWKSPNGTIRNILGGTVFREAIICKNIPRLVTGWVKPIIIGRHAYGDQYRATDFVVPGPGKVEITYTPKDGSQKVTYMVHNFEEGGGVAMGMYNQDKSIEEFAHSSFQMALSKGWPLYLSTKNTILKKYDGRFKDIFQEIYDKQYKSQFEAQKIWYEHRLIDDMVAQAMKSEGGFIWACKNYDGDVQSDSVAQGYGSLGMMTSVLICPDGKTVEAEAAHGTVTRHYRMYQKGQETSTNPIASIFAWSRGLAHRAKLDNNNELSFFAKALEEVCVETIEAGFMTKDLAACIKGLPNVQRSDYLNTFEFMDKLGENLKAKLAQAKL
- the Idh1 gene encoding isocitrate dehydrogenase [NADP] cytoplasmic isoform X2, translating into MSKKIHGGSVVEMQGDEMTRIIWELIKEKLILPYVELDLHSYDLGIENRDATNDQVTKDAAEAIKKYNVGIKCATITPDEKRVEEFKLKQMWKSPNGTIRNILGGTVFREAIICKNIPRLVTGWVKPIIIGRHAYGDQYRATDFVVPGPGKVEITYTPKDGSQKVTYMVHNFEEGGGVAMGMYNQDKSIEEFAHSSFQMALSKGWPLYLSTKNTILKKYDGRFKDIFQEIYDKQYKSQFEAQKIWYEHRLIDDMVAQAMKSEGGFIWACKNYDGDVQSDSVAQGYGSLGMMTSVLICPDGKTVEAEAAHGTVTRHYRMYQKGQETSTNPIASIFAWSRGLAHRAKLDNNNELSFFAKALEEVCVETIEAGFMTKDLAACIKGLPNVQRSDYLNTFEFMDKLGENLKAKLAQAKL